One Leptolyngbya sp. SIO1E4 genomic region harbors:
- a CDS encoding anthranilate phosphoribosyltransferase family protein, with amino-acid sequence MSQAFRALLKKVGSGRHTSESLTRSEATEAALMMLTQEATPAQIGAFMIAHRIKRPTAEELAGFLDAYDKIGPKIKSVKANYPTMVFGIPYDGRSRTAPVQPLVSLMLSAMGCPVLLHGGSRMPTKYGIPLIEIWQSLGVDWKGLSLDAIQEIFQRTCQGFIYLPDHFPGAHSLVPYRDQIGKRPPLATIELMWCPYQGNCQVVVGYVHPPTEELAKKTLTLTGNQHFITVKGLEGSSDLPRARTAIIGIHQGSNEDRLLLHARDYDLGSLSEEPLQALPDYLVALKETLHGKSTGLSPATVWSGGFYLWQSGITQSLKEGIEKAKALLGSDRLIKHLSSLIQEINLHRNT; translated from the coding sequence ATGAGTCAAGCATTTCGAGCACTCCTTAAAAAAGTTGGCAGCGGGCGTCACACATCAGAATCCCTCACCCGCAGTGAAGCGACCGAAGCGGCTTTGATGATGCTGACCCAAGAAGCAACCCCAGCCCAAATTGGGGCGTTTATGATTGCTCATCGCATCAAACGCCCAACGGCAGAAGAATTAGCTGGCTTCTTAGATGCCTATGACAAAATCGGGCCCAAAATCAAAAGCGTTAAAGCCAACTACCCAACGATGGTGTTTGGGATACCCTATGATGGTCGCTCTCGAACAGCACCAGTACAACCACTAGTCTCATTGATGCTGTCTGCAATGGGCTGTCCTGTGCTGCTTCATGGCGGCAGTAGAATGCCGACCAAATACGGTATCCCCCTCATAGAAATTTGGCAGAGCCTAGGGGTTGACTGGAAAGGGTTGTCTCTGGATGCCATACAGGAAATTTTTCAGCGAACCTGCCAGGGTTTTATATACTTACCCGATCATTTTCCCGGCGCCCATAGCCTGGTTCCCTATCGGGATCAAATTGGCAAACGCCCCCCTTTAGCCACCATCGAACTTATGTGGTGTCCTTACCAAGGCAACTGTCAGGTTGTTGTTGGGTATGTACACCCTCCCACCGAGGAGCTGGCCAAAAAGACTTTAACCTTGACCGGCAACCAGCACTTCATCACAGTAAAAGGACTAGAAGGTAGTAGCGACTTGCCTCGCGCCCGTACCGCTATCATTGGTATTCATCAAGGTTCCAACGAAGACAGACTATTACTACATGCTCGTGATTATGATCTCGGCAGCTTAAGTGAAGAACCTTTACAGGCTTTACCTGACTATCTTGTAGCCTTAAAGGAAACGCTGCATGGAAAATCTACAGGCTTAAGCCCTGCCACTGTCTGGAGCGGAGGATTCTATCTATGGCAAAGCGGCATCACACAGAGTCTGAAGGAAGGTATTGAAAAAGCCAAAGCATTGCTGGGGAGCGATCGCCTTATCAAACACTTATCATCCTTAATTCAGGAAATTAACCTTCATCGCAATACTTAA
- a CDS encoding LysR family transcriptional regulator yields the protein MRLEQLEAFLLVSETGSFQQAAKKCGVTQSTISRQIQALETELDAPLFHRTAQIKLTVAGEVLLPRARRICQDWRNVTREIADLMSGKQPELCIAAIHSVCSHLLPPVLQQFCQDYSHVQLRVTALGSDRSLKVLRDGLVDVAIVMDNERLTTSPEMSVTTLYEEPIEVLMAASHPLTAFDQVPWSAIAKYPQVVFKDGYGMQRLVQAQFEQSGGQLQAALELNTLDAFRGVVRQGNLVALLPQSALTDSRNDPTLAIRKTEVPVLTRRVVLVTTCDRLTIPLIQQFCQLVLERGAIFLPQHNMSELLSID from the coding sequence ATGCGCCTAGAACAGTTAGAGGCATTTTTACTGGTTTCAGAAACAGGTAGCTTCCAACAGGCAGCAAAAAAGTGCGGTGTTACCCAGTCGACCATTAGTCGTCAGATCCAGGCATTAGAAACTGAACTGGATGCCCCCCTTTTTCATCGAACCGCTCAAATTAAGCTCACCGTTGCGGGGGAAGTCTTGCTGCCAAGGGCTCGCCGCATTTGCCAAGATTGGCGGAATGTTACCCGTGAGATTGCTGATTTGATGTCTGGTAAGCAACCAGAGCTGTGTATTGCTGCCATTCACTCTGTGTGTTCTCACCTCCTACCGCCAGTACTGCAACAGTTCTGTCAGGATTACTCCCATGTACAGCTACGGGTAACAGCCTTAGGGAGCGATCGTTCTCTCAAAGTATTACGAGATGGACTGGTTGATGTTGCGATCGTGATGGATAATGAGCGCCTCACAACGAGTCCGGAAATGAGTGTCACCACCCTCTACGAAGAGCCTATAGAAGTTCTCATGGCTGCGAGTCATCCTCTCACAGCGTTTGACCAGGTACCCTGGTCAGCGATTGCTAAGTATCCCCAGGTTGTCTTTAAAGACGGATATGGAATGCAACGGCTTGTTCAAGCACAATTTGAGCAGAGCGGCGGACAGCTTCAAGCTGCTTTAGAACTGAATACCTTAGACGCTTTTCGCGGCGTTGTTCGCCAGGGCAACCTCGTAGCGCTCTTGCCACAATCAGCTCTAACTGACAGCAGAAACGATCCAACCTTAGCAATTCGTAAGACAGAAGTGCCTGTTCTAACACGACGGGTGGTGTTAGTGACTACCTGCGATCGGCTCACAATCCCGTTAATTCAACAATTTTGCCAACTTGTCCTTGAGCGAGGTGCAATTTTTCTACCTCAGCACAATATGTCAGAGTTACTGTCTATCGATTGA
- a CDS encoding mechanosensitive ion channel produces MSMVSLPNRIVHWRRRVRSLGWGLSLVGFLLSIALASHAQLLSPEQAPVVVDGRPLFEIAQTSQINAEERADAVSQQLATLVTSDGDLVVTSELRNKAPVILVNDRYLMTVTQNDAVVGGASSARAQAAAWSKLLNRELKVAQQERSQEVLRQRVVIAMGALIVTTIVHRLIGYVRRLLKPILESLTAPQEEGQTPPVGLNLLLALLLAILRLGLWFGVVTYITNLFPFTRRWSYFLRQQVLVGFLEPNLRLGQNEFSILSLMILMGMLLGVVVLSGIFTNFLRSRVLRLTGIDRGSGEAISILAKYTLIFIGVVVLLQIWGLDLSSLALIASALGVGIGLGLQNIAKDFGSGLILVFERPIQVGDFVEFGEFQGTVERIGGRSTEIKTLDQISIIVPNSRFLEHEVINWSHRNPVSRIRLPVGVAYSSDPEVVKEILVEVSYQHPRVLSTPPPRVFFTGFGESALEFELLVWIANPPKQLVIKSDLYFAIEAALRDRAIEIPFPQRDLHVRSGQLPIEVSAEVLKQLKQSQDGSDRLSSKN; encoded by the coding sequence ATGAGCATGGTGAGCCTACCTAACCGTATAGTCCACTGGCGACGTAGGGTGCGATCTCTAGGATGGGGTCTTAGCCTCGTAGGCTTCCTGTTATCGATTGCCCTTGCCAGTCATGCTCAGCTGTTATCTCCTGAACAAGCCCCCGTGGTTGTGGATGGGCGTCCTCTCTTTGAGATTGCACAAACGAGTCAAATCAATGCGGAGGAACGGGCAGACGCTGTTAGTCAACAATTGGCGACACTCGTCACCTCAGACGGAGACTTAGTTGTCACCTCAGAACTTCGCAACAAAGCTCCAGTCATCTTGGTAAATGATCGATACCTGATGACGGTTACCCAAAATGATGCCGTTGTTGGAGGAGCAAGCAGTGCCCGGGCACAAGCTGCAGCCTGGAGCAAACTGCTTAACCGAGAACTGAAGGTCGCTCAACAAGAACGTAGTCAAGAAGTGCTGCGGCAACGCGTCGTCATTGCCATGGGAGCGCTCATCGTCACAACAATTGTGCATCGCTTGATTGGCTACGTCCGGCGATTATTGAAACCTATTCTAGAAAGCCTGACAGCGCCTCAAGAAGAGGGGCAAACTCCCCCTGTGGGGCTTAATTTGCTGTTGGCGCTGTTGCTAGCAATACTGCGCTTAGGGCTGTGGTTTGGTGTTGTCACATATATCACCAATCTATTTCCCTTTACTCGTCGTTGGAGCTATTTTCTCCGGCAGCAGGTGCTCGTTGGCTTTTTAGAACCAAACTTGCGGTTAGGACAAAATGAGTTCTCGATTCTGAGTTTGATGATTTTGATGGGGATGTTGCTGGGAGTTGTTGTGCTCTCTGGCATCTTCACCAATTTTTTGCGATCGCGGGTGCTGCGACTCACGGGTATTGATCGAGGATCCGGAGAAGCGATTTCTATTTTGGCCAAATACACCTTGATTTTTATCGGGGTGGTGGTTCTTCTCCAAATTTGGGGGCTTGATCTCAGTTCACTGGCGCTAATTGCCAGTGCCCTCGGGGTTGGGATTGGTCTAGGGTTACAAAATATTGCCAAAGACTTTGGCAGCGGCCTGATTTTAGTATTTGAACGCCCCATTCAGGTGGGGGATTTTGTAGAATTTGGCGAATTTCAAGGCACTGTTGAGCGGATTGGCGGACGCAGCACAGAAATTAAAACCTTGGATCAAATTTCAATTATTGTTCCAAACTCTCGGTTTTTAGAACATGAAGTGATTAATTGGAGTCACCGCAATCCAGTTTCTCGTATTCGCTTACCGGTCGGCGTTGCCTACAGCTCCGATCCAGAGGTTGTTAAAGAGATTTTGGTAGAAGTGAGTTACCAACATCCTCGGGTGTTGTCAACCCCTCCTCCGCGCGTCTTTTTTACCGGGTTTGGAGAGAGCGCCCTTGAGTTTGAACTGTTAGTGTGGATCGCCAACCCTCCAAAACAGTTGGTCATTAAAAGCGATTTATATTTTGCTATTGAGGCGGCTCTGCGCGATCGCGCTATTGAAATTCCCTTTCCCCAACGAGATCTTCACGTGCGCAGCGGGCAGCTTCCTATTGAAGTCTCCGCCGAGGTACTTAAACAGCTCAAACAGTCACAAGATGGTAGCGATCGTCTCTCTTCTAAAAACTAA
- the trxA gene encoding thioredoxin, whose product MAEAEKYITLTEENFEAEVLESDVPVVVDFWAAWCGPCRLINPIIDALATEFAGKAKIAKINIDDYDAVAKHYHIMGVPTLLFFKRGSLVDRTEGVIPQDAITEKINALLP is encoded by the coding sequence ATGGCAGAAGCCGAAAAGTACATTACGCTGACCGAAGAAAATTTTGAAGCAGAAGTCCTTGAGAGCGATGTTCCTGTTGTGGTTGACTTCTGGGCAGCTTGGTGTGGCCCTTGTCGGTTGATCAATCCCATCATTGATGCGTTGGCGACTGAATTCGCAGGCAAGGCCAAGATAGCCAAAATCAACATCGATGATTACGATGCGGTCGCCAAGCACTATCACATTATGGGCGTGCCAACGCTCTTGTTTTTCAAGCGTGGCAGTTTGGTTGATCGTACAGAGGGGGTCATCCCTCAAGACGCGATCACTGAAAAAATTAATGCGTTACTGCCGTAG
- a CDS encoding CPP1-like family protein, with amino-acid sequence MTDRNSYDTLGLDESSSFEQIQEARERLLEECEGDRKRMDAIEAAYDAILMERLRLRQEGKIKVPDRIRFAEEAAEKAESQPSNNAITGPAWLADFLDTPSRNEILLPAGVFAVLVLVGLAIPSLALAVGVGCTVYFLNRKEYRFWRAILLTLLGLAVGLIVGIALGQLVAAPGAAAFSIPEQGVVQIVAAILTLIVFWAESSFLR; translated from the coding sequence ATGACCGACCGCAACTCTTACGACACACTGGGATTAGACGAATCCTCTTCCTTTGAACAAATCCAGGAAGCGCGGGAACGCCTGCTGGAAGAGTGCGAGGGCGATCGCAAACGGATGGATGCGATTGAAGCCGCCTACGATGCCATCCTGATGGAACGGCTACGATTGCGTCAGGAAGGCAAAATTAAAGTTCCCGATCGTATTCGCTTTGCTGAGGAAGCAGCAGAAAAAGCTGAATCGCAGCCCAGTAATAATGCGATCACAGGGCCAGCTTGGCTCGCAGATTTCCTCGATACACCTTCTCGAAACGAGATTTTGCTACCAGCCGGAGTATTTGCGGTTCTGGTATTAGTCGGGTTAGCCATTCCGTCCTTGGCCCTAGCAGTTGGGGTTGGGTGCACGGTTTACTTCCTGAACCGCAAAGAATATCGGTTTTGGCGGGCCATCTTACTCACACTCTTGGGGCTTGCTGTCGGCCTCATCGTTGGGATTGCACTAGGGCAGCTCGTGGCCGCCCCAGGAGCGGCTGCTTTTAGCATTCCTGAGCAAGGTGTTGTTCAGATAGTTGCAGCCATTCTGACGCTGATTGTCTTTTGGGCTGAGAGTAGCTTCTTACGCTAA
- a CDS encoding response regulator transcription factor, with the protein MASAKILVVDDDPAVRNLVFRFLSKQDYEMESAEDGKSALAVFEQFNPDLVVLDVNLPDANGYDLCKDMQERTGVFVLMLTSRSDEADKIRGFSQGADDYLTKPFSLGELEVRVGAILKRQRPVTTAEQQRLTFNTLEIDPVRREVTLDQEPVPLTALEFDLLHFLASHPGRVWRRAELIQKVWDYEYVGDQRVVDVHIGQIRKKIEPDTTQPLMIQTVRGVGYKFEPPESVVVQA; encoded by the coding sequence ATGGCCTCCGCCAAGATCCTCGTTGTTGATGACGATCCTGCCGTTCGTAACCTGGTCTTTCGGTTCCTGTCAAAACAGGACTACGAGATGGAATCTGCGGAAGACGGAAAGAGCGCACTGGCAGTTTTTGAACAGTTCAACCCTGACTTGGTTGTGCTAGACGTCAATCTCCCAGACGCCAATGGGTATGACCTCTGCAAAGATATGCAAGAGCGGACAGGCGTGTTCGTGTTGATGCTCACCAGTCGTAGCGACGAAGCAGACAAAATTCGAGGGTTTAGCCAAGGTGCCGATGACTATCTCACAAAGCCTTTTAGTTTAGGTGAGTTAGAAGTCCGCGTAGGCGCAATCTTGAAGCGTCAGCGTCCAGTTACGACCGCAGAACAACAGCGCCTGACGTTCAACACCTTGGAAATTGATCCGGTGCGGCGAGAGGTCACGCTCGATCAGGAACCGGTTCCCCTCACGGCGTTGGAGTTTGACTTGCTGCACTTCTTAGCCAGTCATCCAGGTCGAGTTTGGCGACGGGCTGAACTGATTCAAAAAGTCTGGGATTATGAATATGTTGGCGACCAGCGAGTCGTGGATGTCCATATTGGGCAGATCCGCAAAAAAATCGAGCCAGACACGACCCAGCCTCTCATGATTCAAACTGTCCGAGGCGTTGGGTATAAGTTTGAACCCCCTGAAAGTGTTGTTGTTCAAGCCTGA
- a CDS encoding alpha-glucosidase: MVRTAELASQNWWEEGVLYQIYPLTFADGNGDGTGDLRGIIDRLDYLNDGNPDSKTCLGVDAIWLSPINKSPMIDNGYDITDYTDICPTFGSLADFDELLEKAHQRGIKIILDLVVNHTSNQHPWFVESSSSSDNAKADWYLWQNPLEGRDVPNNWQSYFGGTGWTYCSKRGQFYFHTFNENQPDLNWRNSDVRAAVYDIVRFWLDRGVDGFRLDASSVYSKDQYFRDNPMKYGASDKNDYNNYHHLYDKNLPENHEIIKEIRAVLEEYSDRVLIGETFIDNRLYDSVIFHGVDNDELHLPLTFEFPFSPWYPGYLQREIEKKEKVTPKGAWPTYFLDNHDIPRHLSRWIECSLCVDSNAIAKAAATQLLTVRGTPILYYGQELGMVDNIHIPADKLQDRAVTKSDTGETPPPRDGARTPMQWDDSPQAGFSFGKDVEPWLPVHPNYPKLNVQVAQQDPNSILNFYRNLMRVRKQSEALRRGSWRTLIYYPHEHIAYLRETEAETVLVVINFAYEQPFELDVPVERDNWAVLLSTHYEADKQIDVAETLHPFEVSILQKKR, translated from the coding sequence ATGGTAAGAACAGCTGAGCTAGCATCCCAAAATTGGTGGGAAGAAGGGGTGCTTTATCAGATTTACCCCCTCACCTTTGCAGACGGTAATGGGGATGGTACCGGTGATCTGCGCGGCATTATTGATCGGCTGGATTATTTGAATGATGGCAATCCAGACAGCAAAACGTGTCTAGGTGTGGATGCGATTTGGCTCTCTCCTATCAATAAATCTCCCATGATTGATAATGGTTACGATATTACTGATTACACCGATATTTGCCCGACGTTCGGGTCTTTAGCAGATTTTGATGAGCTGTTAGAAAAAGCCCATCAGCGAGGCATTAAAATCATTTTGGATTTAGTGGTAAATCACACCTCTAACCAACACCCTTGGTTCGTGGAATCCTCTTCTAGTTCAGATAACGCTAAAGCCGACTGGTATCTTTGGCAAAACCCTCTGGAAGGGCGAGATGTACCCAATAATTGGCAGTCGTATTTTGGCGGCACAGGCTGGACCTATTGCTCGAAACGGGGCCAGTTTTACTTCCACACCTTTAATGAAAATCAGCCGGATTTGAACTGGCGAAATTCTGACGTGAGGGCCGCAGTTTACGACATTGTCCGATTCTGGCTCGATCGCGGTGTAGATGGGTTTCGCCTAGACGCCTCCAGCGTTTACAGCAAAGACCAATACTTTAGAGACAACCCTATGAAGTACGGGGCCTCTGACAAAAATGATTACAACAACTATCACCACCTTTACGACAAAAACCTGCCAGAAAACCATGAAATCATTAAAGAGATCCGCGCAGTTTTAGAGGAATATAGCGATCGCGTTCTGATCGGTGAAACCTTCATCGACAATCGCCTTTATGACTCCGTGATTTTTCACGGGGTTGACAATGATGAACTGCATCTCCCGCTCACGTTTGAGTTTCCTTTTAGCCCTTGGTATCCGGGTTATTTACAGCGGGAAATTGAGAAAAAGGAAAAAGTTACTCCAAAAGGGGCTTGGCCCACCTACTTTCTGGACAATCACGACATTCCTCGTCACTTATCTCGCTGGATTGAATGCAGCTTGTGTGTGGATTCTAATGCGATCGCCAAAGCCGCCGCCACCCAACTCCTTACCGTGCGAGGTACGCCCATCCTCTATTACGGGCAAGAGCTCGGCATGGTGGACAACATCCACATTCCTGCCGATAAGCTTCAAGACCGTGCCGTGACCAAGAGCGACACTGGAGAAACACCGCCGCCCCGTGACGGAGCCCGCACACCCATGCAGTGGGATGATTCCCCTCAGGCAGGGTTTAGCTTTGGCAAGGACGTTGAGCCCTGGCTGCCGGTACATCCTAACTATCCCAAGCTGAATGTGCAGGTGGCCCAGCAAGACCCAAATTCGATTTTGAACTTCTATCGGAACCTCATGCGAGTCCGGAAACAAAGTGAAGCCCTCCGGCGCGGAAGCTGGCGCACGCTCATCTACTACCCCCATGAGCACATCGCCTATTTGCGAGAAACCGAGGCCGAAACGGTGCTGGTGGTCATCAATTTTGCCTACGAGCAGCCGTTCGAGTTGGATGTGCCGGTTGAGCGTGACAACTGGGCGGTGCTCCTATCCACCCACTACGAAGCGGATAAGCAGATCGATGTGGCTGAAACCCTGCACCCGTTCGAGGTGTCCATTTTGCAGAAAAAACGTTAG
- a CDS encoding glycogen debranching enzyme family protein codes for MVLQFGRDICGNLSTAQQREWLVTNGIGGYACGTVAGLLTRHYHGLLVAALKPPLERTLLLTKLDEQVTYGGQAYSLHTDRWADGTVSPEGYRYIERFILEGTIPTWTYAFGDALLKKRIWMEPGANTTYIRYSLKRGSEPVTLFLKALVNYRNHHHSTRGQNWSMQIQPISQGIRVTAFKGASPFYVLADGGSWMPHHDWYRGYDLAVERYRGIDPYDDHLHGATFEVELSAEQSFTIAASTEAPESIQFQAALKRRRRHEQQLLGQWYSARYLTAKEAPLWMEQLVLAADQFVVARPVEGEPEGKTIIAGYPWFGDWGRDTMIALPGLAIATGRPDIARPILKTFAKYLDQGMLPNLFPEAGQTPEYNTVDAILWYFEAIRVYYSVTHDCLLLEELFSALAEVIRWHQQGTRYNIHLDSDGLIYAGEVGTQLTWMDAKVGDWVVTPRIGKPIEVNALWYNALLTMARFADLLGVSGSDYRLMAEQTRHGFQRFWSDELGYCYDVLDGPEGNDPSLRPNQIFAVAFPAADCWRSDLYTKKPAGTQLLGPPLLSTDQQKAVVDQVARQLLTSHGLRSLDPRHPKYSGHYGGNPLQRDGHYHQGTVWGWLIGPFIQAHLQVYQDPAIARSFLEPLADHLRDGCIGTLSEIFDGNAPMIPRGAFAQAWTVAEVLRAGCLIDNDSAAL; via the coding sequence ATGGTTCTTCAATTCGGACGGGATATTTGCGGTAACCTCTCCACAGCTCAACAGCGAGAATGGCTGGTGACCAATGGAATCGGAGGCTATGCCTGTGGCACGGTGGCGGGACTGTTGACGCGCCATTACCACGGGCTGCTGGTGGCGGCACTGAAGCCGCCGTTAGAGCGGACGCTGCTACTGACCAAGCTGGACGAGCAGGTCACTTACGGGGGGCAAGCCTATTCCCTCCATACAGATCGCTGGGCCGATGGGACGGTGAGCCCTGAAGGCTATCGCTACATTGAACGATTCATCTTGGAAGGAACTATCCCGACCTGGACCTATGCCTTTGGAGATGCCCTATTGAAAAAGCGCATCTGGATGGAGCCGGGGGCGAATACGACGTACATTCGCTACAGCCTAAAGCGCGGCAGCGAGCCAGTCACGTTGTTTTTAAAGGCACTGGTGAACTATCGCAACCACCACCACAGTACCCGTGGGCAAAACTGGTCGATGCAGATACAGCCGATTTCTCAAGGCATAAGAGTCACTGCTTTTAAGGGAGCATCCCCGTTTTATGTGCTGGCTGATGGAGGATCCTGGATGCCACACCATGACTGGTATCGAGGCTACGATCTGGCGGTTGAGCGCTATCGGGGGATTGATCCCTATGACGACCATCTGCACGGAGCCACGTTTGAAGTCGAGCTATCGGCAGAGCAAAGTTTTACGATCGCGGCCAGCACGGAAGCCCCGGAATCTATCCAATTTCAAGCGGCCCTCAAACGACGGCGACGGCATGAGCAACAGCTTTTGGGCCAATGGTACTCGGCTCGGTATTTGACTGCGAAGGAAGCGCCTCTGTGGATGGAGCAATTGGTGTTAGCTGCCGATCAGTTTGTAGTGGCACGCCCGGTTGAAGGGGAGCCCGAGGGCAAAACGATCATTGCTGGCTATCCCTGGTTTGGGGACTGGGGCCGCGACACGATGATTGCCCTGCCAGGCCTCGCGATCGCCACCGGACGCCCAGACATTGCCCGCCCAATTCTGAAAACCTTTGCAAAATACCTAGATCAAGGCATGCTCCCGAACTTGTTTCCAGAGGCGGGGCAAACCCCTGAGTACAACACGGTAGATGCCATTCTCTGGTATTTTGAGGCGATTCGCGTTTACTACTCCGTTACCCACGATTGCCTGTTGCTAGAGGAGTTGTTTTCAGCCCTAGCAGAGGTGATTCGTTGGCATCAACAAGGCACCCGCTACAACATTCACTTAGATTCGGATGGCCTGATTTACGCAGGCGAAGTGGGAACCCAGCTGACCTGGATGGATGCCAAAGTTGGGGACTGGGTCGTCACCCCCCGTATCGGCAAACCCATTGAAGTTAATGCTCTCTGGTACAACGCTCTGCTGACCATGGCGCGATTTGCTGACCTGCTCGGTGTTTCTGGCAGTGACTATCGCCTGATGGCCGAACAGACTCGGCACGGATTCCAGCGATTCTGGTCTGACGAATTGGGTTACTGCTACGACGTGCTTGATGGGCCAGAGGGGAATGACCCTAGCCTGCGACCGAATCAAATCTTTGCGGTCGCCTTCCCTGCTGCTGATTGCTGGAGGTCAGATTTATACACGAAAAAGCCAGCAGGCACTCAGCTTTTGGGCCCCCCCTTACTTTCCACCGATCAACAAAAGGCCGTTGTCGATCAGGTGGCCCGACAGCTACTGACTTCCCATGGGCTGCGATCGCTGGATCCTCGCCATCCTAAATACAGTGGCCACTACGGCGGCAACCCGCTGCAGCGTGACGGCCATTACCACCAAGGCACCGTCTGGGGCTGGCTCATAGGCCCCTTTATCCAGGCGCATCTCCAGGTTTACCAAGACCCCGCCATCGCCCGCAGCTTTCTGGAGCCCCTGGCCGATCACCTCCGCGACGGTTGCATCGGCACCCTCAGCGAAATCTTTGACGGCAACGCCCCCATGATTCCCCGAGGTGCCTTTGCCCAAGCCTGGACAGTCGCCGAAGTCCTCCGGGCTGGATGCCTAATCGATAACGATTCGGCGGCGTTGTGA
- a CDS encoding PstS family phosphate ABC transporter substrate-binding protein, protein MKTLNRQASLVFMLVGVASVSCSAPSGSTGSADQVIRIDGSSTVYPITDAIAADFLAAESEEIALEVAFSGTGDGFEKFCAGETVVNNASRPISEAEMTTCRDADIRYFELPVAFDAITIAVNPENTWAEDITVEELKMVWAESAQRQVTTWNEIRSDWPNRNITLYGPGTASGTYDYFTEVILEDGTTGRSDYIASEDDQLLVDGISNDPDALGYFGFAYYEENQTLLKALGVDSGEGAVVPSREMVEQGQYHPLSRPLFIYVNAQAAQENPNLQAFVQFYLENAPTAVQDVGYVPLPQEGYEVAMTQFYRGKVGTVFDGQLQPGLTIRELLSKRATF, encoded by the coding sequence ATGAAGACTTTAAATCGCCAAGCCTCACTGGTTTTCATGCTCGTTGGAGTTGCTTCCGTAAGCTGCTCTGCACCGTCAGGGTCGACTGGGTCTGCCGATCAGGTGATTCGAATTGATGGGTCTAGTACGGTTTACCCGATTACAGATGCGATCGCGGCAGACTTTTTAGCCGCCGAGTCTGAGGAAATTGCTTTAGAAGTCGCCTTCTCTGGAACTGGCGATGGTTTTGAGAAATTCTGTGCCGGTGAAACGGTTGTAAACAACGCCTCCCGCCCCATTAGCGAAGCTGAAATGACAACCTGTCGGGATGCGGATATTCGCTACTTTGAGCTACCCGTGGCCTTTGACGCAATTACGATCGCGGTCAATCCTGAAAATACCTGGGCCGAAGATATTACTGTTGAAGAACTCAAAATGGTTTGGGCGGAGTCGGCCCAGCGCCAAGTCACCACCTGGAACGAGATTCGCAGTGACTGGCCTAATCGGAATATCACTCTGTATGGGCCAGGAACCGCTTCTGGAACCTACGACTACTTTACAGAAGTCATCCTTGAAGACGGAACCACGGGCCGGAGTGACTACATCGCCAGCGAAGATGATCAGCTATTAGTTGACGGCATCAGCAACGATCCCGATGCCCTGGGCTATTTTGGATTTGCTTACTACGAAGAGAACCAGACGTTGCTCAAAGCACTCGGGGTTGATAGCGGTGAAGGGGCCGTCGTTCCTTCACGAGAAATGGTTGAGCAGGGGCAATATCATCCTCTCTCTCGTCCTTTATTTATTTACGTCAATGCCCAGGCAGCTCAAGAGAACCCTAATTTGCAGGCCTTTGTGCAGTTCTATCTAGAAAATGCCCCGACAGCTGTTCAAGATGTTGGCTATGTTCCTCTGCCCCAAGAAGGCTACGAGGTGGCCATGACCCAGTTCTATCGGGGGAAAGTTGGCACCGTCTTTGACGGGCAACTGCAGCCGGGGCTCACCATTCGAGAACTCCTGAGCAAACGCGCCACGTTTTAG